A region of the Geomonas subterranea genome:
GCGGCGAGATTTCCCAGCCCGAAGTAGACGAAAGCGCCGATGGTTACCATCGTGCAGGCGTTCAATGCCTTGGTCTTCATGTAAAGGCAGGAGAAGACGGCGCGGTGCTCGGCCAGGCAGATGAAGGCACCGGTGGCGATGGAAAAACCGGCGCTGGGAAGAACGAGGTATTGGACCAGTTCGATGGTTGACTGGTTGAGGACGGCCGCCTCGATCCTTTGGGAAGAGGTCGTGTAGATGTGGAGCAGGTAGAGAAGAGAGGCACCGCTTCCCGCCAGGATGGCAGACGAAAGCATGTGGGCCTGTTTGAGGGCCGCGCGCATGGCGGTGTACAGTGGCGTGTACAGTGGCAAAGAACGCATCATGGCATCCTTGAATGCCGTCGACCTCACTCCGCGTCTCGACGGCTGCAAAACCGCAGGCCCGATCGGGGCCCCATGGACTTCGATTCGTCGCGTACGGGAATTGCCTGGATGCGTCGGAAGGTGCAGGTTCCCTCTCGCCCTGCCGAAAGCGTATACACTATTACCTCTAATAAGTAAACAACAAAGGCTCCGAGCCGGGAGGTGCAAATCCCGGCCGGAGCCTTTGACGCTTTTGCAGCGGCCGCCCTTCCATGTCTTCTCTTCTTTAGCGTGGGCGGCGGCCGGGAGCACTCCTTCCAGGGGTGCCATTCCGGTGATTTTCTGAATTGAGAGGAAGACTGTCCGAACATCTGCTTGAAGACGCGGGAGAAGGCCTCGGGACTCTCGAAGCCAGCATCTAGGGCGATATCGATGATCCGCTCCTCGCGTCTGTAGCAGAGCCGGTACGAGGCGTGCTTCAGCCGCATCTGCCGGATGAAGGCGAAGACCCCCATCCCGGTGTAGAGCGTGAACTGCCGGTGGAAGTGGAATTTCGAGAAATGCGCCACCCGGCTCAGTCCCTCGGCCGTCAACGGCTCGTCCAGTGCCGCTCGATGTACCGAATGACCCTGTCGAAGCGTTGCGCGTATGCCTGTGCCTTGTCCATGTGCCTACCGTCCCCTCTCGATTCGCAGGTGATCCTACCCGGAGAGTCGGAGAGAAATCCTGACCGGAATTGCTCAATGCGGCGAATATAGCACTCGTCGCTTCTTTTTGGCGCGCGAACTTCAATTTCCGGGTTTCAAAAGGGAATTTGAGGAGATGTGCGCGACTTTTGGAAGATGAAACGTCGCGGCGGAGCGTTGTCGCATTTTTTTGGTGCGAGAACTTCGATTTTAATGTTCCAAAAAATATTTTTGGAAGTTGTGCACGGCTTTTTGAAGTTAAAACGCCGCAACCGAGAGCTGTCGCGTTTTTTTCGTGCGAGAACTTCGATTTTAATGTTCTAGAAAATATTTTTGGTAGTTGTGCACGATTTTTTGAAGTTGAAACGCCGCGCCCGAGCGTTGTCGCATTTTTTTTGTGCAAGAACTTCGATTTTAATGTTCTAGAAAATATTTTTGGAAGTTGTGCACGATTTTTTGAAGTTGAAACGCCACGCCCGAGAGTTGTCGCTTTTTTTTTTGTGCGAGAACTTCGATTTTAATGTCTTGAAGAATATTTTGTGAAGCTATGCACGACTTTTCGAAGTGGAAACCGGGCGATAAACTCGAGGTCCCGTCTTTGCGAAGGAGTCGGAGAACTTGGCCGCAGTTGGCCAGGAAGTGATGCAGGAGAACTCGAGTTCCTCCCTTTGCGAGGGGGGACAAGGGGGATTTGCTTTTTGGAAGGACAAGCAGCTTCGGTCTGCCGCAAGCCGGCAGACCGAAGTGGGGAATCGGGAAAGATAATTACAACACGATAATCGAAACTGCCTGTGACCACGGCCCAGGCCCCTCCGGCCCATCGGTCCTCATCCTGACGTAGTACCTGTTGGCCGGCTCGAGGTTCTTGAGGATGATCTTGGCGCAACTGGCGTGGTGTC
Encoded here:
- a CDS encoding helix-turn-helix transcriptional regulator: MTAEGLSRVAHFSKFHFHRQFTLYTGMGVFAFIRQMRLKHASYRLCYRREERIIDIALDAGFESPEAFSRVFKQMFGQSSSQFRKSPEWHPWKECSRPPPTLKKRRHGRAAAAKASKAPAGICTSRLGAFVVYLLEVIVYTLSAGREGTCTFRRIQAIPVRDESKSMGPRSGLRFCSRRDAE